The Dromaius novaehollandiae isolate bDroNov1 chromosome 5, bDroNov1.hap1, whole genome shotgun sequence genome window below encodes:
- the LOC135328551 gene encoding olfactory receptor 5J3-like: MAQENCTLVAEFILEGLSDHPEMKAALFVVFLFIYMITLLGNVGIIVVIRGDARLHTSMYFFLGSLSVVDICFSSVIAPRTLVHFLSQTKTISFAGCTGQAFFYIVFVTTECFLLAVMAYDRYVAICSPLLYSAVMTRRRCIQLVVGSYLGGVVNSVIQMAFIIRLPFCNSRVINHFFCDVPPLLALSCANTYINEMILFSFAGVIELSTISTILVSYVFISFTILRIRSAEGRQKAFSTCASHLTAVSMLYGTTIFMYLRPSSSYSLNSDKVVSVFYTVVIPMLNPLIYSLRNKEVKDALRRTAERIVIMH; this comes from the coding sequence ATGGCACAGGAGAACTGCACCTTGGTGGCAGAGTTCATTCTTGAGGGCCTCAGTGACCACCCGGAGATGAAGGCAGCCCTCTTTGTGGTGTTTCTGTTCATCTACATGATTACCCTTTTGGGCAATGTGGGGATAATTGTAGTCATCCGAGGTGATGCCCGACTTCACACATCTATGTACTTTTTCCTGGGTAGCCTCTCTGTTGTTGATATCTGCTTCTCTTCTGTCATTGCTCCCAGGACTTTGGTGCACTTCCTGTCACAGACAAAAaccatttcctttgctggctgtaCAGGGCAAGCCTTCTTCTACATTGTCTTTGTAACAACTGAATGCTTTCTCTTGGCTGTAATGGCCTACGACCGATACGTGGCCATCTGTAGCCCACTTCTCTATTCAGCTGTTATGACTAGGAGGCGGTGCATACAGCTGGTGGTAGGGTCATACTTAGGGGGTGTCGTAAACTCTGTCATACAGATGGCCTTCATCATCAGGCTGCCCTTCTGCAACTCCAGGGTTATCAACCACTTCTTCTGTGATGTTCCTCCCCTCCTTGCTCTGTCCTGTGCCAACACCTACATCAACGAGATGATCCTCTTCTCCTTCGCCGGTGTTATTGAGCTCAGCACCATCTCCACCATCCTGGTCTCTTATGTTTTcatctcctttaccatcctgaggATCCGTTCAGCTGAAGGCAGACAAAAAGCCTTCTCTACCTGTGCTTCCCACCTGACAGCTGTGAGCATGTTATATGGGACAACCATCTTCATGTATTTGCGTCCCAGCTCTAGTTACTCTCTGAACAGTGACAAAGTGGTCTCCGTCTTCTACACAGTGGTGATCCCCATgttgaaccccctcatctacagcctgaggaacaaggaagtgaaggatgctctgaggagaacagcagaaagaattGTAATTATGCACTGA
- the LOC112984347 gene encoding olfactory receptor 5AP2-like: MAWENWTTVTEFIFKGLTDHPGFQGTLLTVFLVIYVTTVVGNLGILIVVWLDSHLQIPMYFFLSNLSFLDVCYSSAVTPKVLVNYSLERKTTSFAGCLIQLYFYAAFATTECYLLAVMAYDRDVAICIALHSHVVAFFNPLILTGSALRMSFCGPNFIDHFFCDGCPLLKLACSGPHLSQVLMLVSGGFSEVSTTSVVLISNCCIRATILRMDSTKGRYKAINTCASHLTAVAIFCGTLLFMYLRPSSSYSLGRDKIISVFYVVVTPMLNPLIYSLRNKEVKNALKRA, from the exons ATGGCTTGGGAGAACTGGACCACAGTGACAGAATTCATTTTCAAGGGATTAACAGATCACCCAGGCTTCCAAGGCACCCTCTTGACAGTTTTCCTAGTCATCTATGTCACCACAGTGGTGGGTAATCTTGGTATCCTTATAGTAGTGTGGCTTGATTCTCACCTTCAAATCCCCATGTACTTTTTTCTCAGTAATTTGTCCTTCTTGGATGTGTGTTACTCCTCAGCTGTCACACCCAAAGTGCTGGTGAATTACTCATTAGAAAGGAAAACGACTTCTTTTGCTGGCTGCCTCATACAGCTGTATTTTTACGCTGCTTTTGCAACTACAGAGTGTTATCTTCTGGCCGTGATGGCATATGATCGGGACGTTGCCATCTGTATCGCGCTACACA GTCATGTGGTTGCTTTTTTTAATCCACTGATACTCACAGGCTCTGCATTGAGGATGTCCTTCTGTGGTCCCAACTTCATTGACCATTTCTTCTGTGATGGGTGCCCACTGTTAAAACTGGCCTGCTCTGGCCCTCACCTCAGTCAAGTGCTGATGCTTGTTTCTGGAGGGTTCAGTGAGGTCTCCACTACATCAGTCGTCCTCATCTCAAACTGCTGCATCCGAGCCACTATCCTGAGGATGGATTCTACAAAGGGCAGGTACAAAGCCATCAATACCTGTGCCTCCCACCTGACAGCTGTCGCCATCTTCTGTGGGACTCTCCTTTTCATGTACCTGCGACCCAGCTCCAGTTACTCTTTGGGCAGGGATaaaatcatttctgtgttttatgtGGTGGTGACCCCCAtgctgaaccccctcatctacagcctgagaaACAAGGAGGTGAAGAATGCTCTGAAAAGAGCATGA